The Spirulina subsalsa PCC 9445 region ATGACCTTCTCGAATTTTTTGATCTAACTGTCTCTAAAGTCTCCCTCAAAGGAACTTGTCTGATGATCATGATTGAGGCTGCTGACGTTCCCGATCAGGATAAGTCCATTAAGCTTGTTCGAGAAAGTCTAACTGAACTAAGCCTTGAATCAATCGAGAAAATAAAAGTTTATGGCAAAAAACAAGGTAATACTTTACCCGACTGGGATCAAGTCTTTCTTTTAGAGTCATCAGCTTATCAGGATAACACCTCATCAGCAATTCAATCGACCATCCAACACACACAAAATCCTTGGCAGGATATGGCTGGTCAAACTGCATCAGAAGTCGCTAAAAATGCCAGCAAAACATGGGATTCCATTATCAACAATCCGACGTGGAATTCTATTCATAAAACTGCCACAGAAGCAGCGAGGAATGTATCAGAAACGATTGATTATTCTATGGATGATAAATTCAAGAAGACTGATCATGTTAATCCTCAAGAACCGCTAGACTTAGCCCAAGTCCCAGAAGTCCAACGGATTGCTTTCTATGGTGCATTATTTGCGATCGCTTTAGCCGATGGCACAATTGACAAAGAAGAAATGGAACTCATTTTCGGCATGATGGATTTAGAAGGAATGTCAGAAAAAGGGAAACGTCTATGTCTATCTTTTATCATTGAAGCCCCTCCTTTTGAATATTGTTTGCAAAAGTTAAAAAATGCAGACGAAAGACTCCGTTACGGCTTAATGGTTAATTTACTTGATGTGGCTTGGGTAAATAATGAAATCGATGAAAAAGAGTTAAAAGCGATTAGTTTAACACAGAAAAAATTCAATATAACCAATGAACAAGTAGTAGCGATTAGCAAATTTGTCAAGCAAGTTCAAAAAATTCGTGAAGGAGGTTTAGATGATAATAAAGCTGCCGATGCGATGAAAACAGCAACAGCAGGATTATCAGCCGTTGGTGTTCCCATTGCGGCGGTTTGGTTTTCTGGTTCAGTTATTGGTTTAAGTGCAGCAGGAATCACGTCAGGATTAGCTGCATTAGGCGCATTGGTGGGTTTAGGGGGAATGATCCCCGGAATTGGGGTGGCGATTTT contains the following coding sequences:
- a CDS encoding TerB family tellurite resistance protein, whose protein sequence is MNIGTRFDTDEIAASLNDLLEFFDLTVSKVSLKGTCLMIMIEAADVPDQDKSIKLVRESLTELSLESIEKIKVYGKKQGNTLPDWDQVFLLESSAYQDNTSSAIQSTIQHTQNPWQDMAGQTASEVAKNASKTWDSIINNPTWNSIHKTATEAARNVSETIDYSMDDKFKKTDHVNPQEPLDLAQVPEVQRIAFYGALFAIALADGTIDKEEMELIFGMMDLEGMSEKGKRLCLSFIIEAPPFEYCLQKLKNADERLRYGLMVNLLDVAWVNNEIDEKELKAISLTQKKFNITNEQVVAISKFVKQVQKIREGGLDDNKAADAMKTATAGLSAVGVPIAAVWFSGSVIGLSAAGITSGLAALGALVGLGGMIPGIGVAILLGTGIFLGVNKFLDTGDKRKKEALQAERERKAQLVIQNLQASLNRVIERMAELTQSASQCEANKQAILILNDKMKKLQQLVNKRKNARH